The following proteins are co-located in the Myroides profundi genome:
- a CDS encoding tetratricopeptide repeat protein, translating into MNKRYVYLLSALMLSGLTMAQKKELKDAEKAVKKGNVTEATAALKAVEAVLGNASNAEKAQYYALQGTLAYSQIQKDVDVDNNVDAIIASYKKLNEFETNKGSKIVKQADEEISSVATKVVGQAIEDNGSANYKGATRRFTQAYQLSPKDTVYLYYAASTAINSKDYATAVENYKQLVDLGYNGSESYYTAIEKASGQVQSFGKDSKMRDLMVKQGTHTDPKFVKEDSKRPEILKNLVLIYSQEGKTEEAEKAIVAAREANPDDINLLLTHMDLYLKSNNMGKYEELAKQALAKNPNDDVLLYNLGVTSFDAGRFEDARKYYEQAIRINPKSENAYLNMAFLKLQPDQELTNKMNSLGMSAADNKKYEQYQKEKHAIYKDAMNDLEKVISINPGNEAAISTLKNIYRALEMTDKLKALEAKTNK; encoded by the coding sequence ATGAATAAAAGATATGTTTATTTATTGTCAGCTTTAATGTTATCAGGGTTGACGATGGCTCAGAAGAAAGAGCTTAAAGACGCTGAGAAAGCTGTAAAAAAAGGAAATGTAACTGAAGCAACTGCTGCGTTAAAAGCGGTTGAGGCAGTATTAGGAAATGCTTCTAACGCTGAGAAAGCACAATATTATGCTCTACAAGGGACATTAGCGTATTCTCAGATTCAAAAAGATGTAGATGTAGATAATAACGTTGATGCTATTATTGCTTCTTACAAAAAATTGAATGAGTTTGAAACAAATAAAGGAAGTAAAATCGTTAAACAAGCTGACGAAGAGATATCAAGTGTTGCAACTAAAGTTGTAGGACAAGCTATCGAAGATAATGGTTCTGCTAATTATAAGGGAGCTACTAGACGTTTTACTCAAGCTTATCAACTAAGCCCTAAAGATACTGTGTATTTATACTATGCGGCTTCTACTGCTATTAACTCTAAAGATTATGCTACTGCTGTAGAGAATTATAAGCAATTAGTTGATTTAGGATATAATGGAAGTGAGTCTTACTATACAGCTATAGAGAAAGCTTCTGGTCAAGTACAAAGTTTTGGAAAAGACTCTAAAATGCGTGACTTGATGGTAAAACAAGGTACTCATACTGACCCTAAGTTTGTGAAAGAGGATTCTAAAAGACCAGAGATTCTTAAAAACTTAGTGTTAATCTATAGCCAAGAAGGTAAAACAGAAGAGGCTGAGAAAGCTATCGTTGCAGCTAGAGAAGCTAACCCAGATGATATCAACTTATTATTAACTCATATGGATCTTTATTTAAAGTCTAATAATATGGGTAAATATGAGGAGTTAGCAAAACAAGCTTTAGCTAAAAACCCTAATGATGATGTATTATTATACAACTTAGGTGTTACTAGTTTTGATGCTGGACGTTTTGAAGATGCTCGTAAATATTATGAACAAGCTATCCGTATTAACCCTAAGTCAGAGAATGCTTATTTAAATATGGCTTTCCTTAAGTTACAACCAGACCAAGAGTTGACTAATAAAATGAATAGCTTAGGTATGTCTGCTGCTGATAATAAGAAATATGAGCAGTACCAAAAAGAAAAACATGCTATTTATAAAGATGCGATGAATGACTTAGAGAAAGTTATTTCTATCAATCCTGGTAATGAAGCAGCTATTAGTACTTTAAAAAATATTTATCGTGCATTAGAAATGACAGATAAATTAAAAGCATTAGAAGCTAAAACAAACAAATAA
- a CDS encoding DUF349 domain-containing protein: MLEQKNDNLHELADGQKPESNSNAVVPTDKEKALDSITASNAEEGEDLASYEESNIPTVNYEKLDLEKLTKELHKLIKNYKVTAIKDHVEDIKKEFYSKYNDLVDEKKEAFFDENPDANESDFQYILPIKTDFDKYYDEYRVAKNAYFKQLQNNLNVNLEKRLSIIEKLKQLIENEHNGDALKQLGELREEWKTAGPIPKDKYNHVWNNYHFHVERFYDQLHLDRESRDLDFKYNLEQKQKLIARAEELLENDDIIKSFRELQTLHRIWKEEIGPVDREIREQIWDQFSEITKQLHDKREILFEQLRSVERENLALKVAIISEIDILSKQKITNHNQWQKEIAKVEELRQRFFSIGKVPLDNNEQVWDLFKLATRNFNSNKNAYYKELKKEQQDNYAKKLALIKRAQELKDSEDFAKVTPIMKKIQDDWKLIGHVPRKYSDQLWADFKEACNSYFDRYHAIKNKESAVELDAYNRKKEYLDLLKGFQLSGDHKTDLGEIKNHINNWKSIGAVPANKRFIEGKFNKILDVLFDKLSLSKRETEAVKFNNRLESILETNDKRKLQNEAVFIQRKIEEINSSIIQLENNLAYIHNATDDNPFVKEVKKSIEKQRDDLKIWEDKLTQIRNI; this comes from the coding sequence ATGTTAGAACAAAAGAATGATAACCTGCATGAGCTAGCAGATGGACAAAAACCGGAATCAAATTCAAATGCGGTTGTCCCAACTGATAAAGAAAAAGCTCTTGATTCTATTACAGCTTCAAATGCTGAGGAAGGTGAAGATTTAGCTTCTTATGAAGAAAGCAATATCCCTACTGTTAACTATGAAAAACTAGACTTAGAGAAGCTAACTAAGGAACTTCATAAGCTAATCAAGAATTACAAGGTAACAGCCATTAAAGATCATGTAGAAGACATCAAAAAAGAATTCTATAGTAAGTACAATGATCTTGTAGATGAAAAAAAAGAAGCTTTCTTTGACGAGAACCCTGATGCGAATGAATCAGATTTTCAGTACATCCTTCCTATTAAAACTGATTTTGACAAATACTATGATGAGTATAGAGTAGCTAAAAATGCATACTTTAAACAACTTCAGAATAATCTTAATGTAAATCTAGAAAAACGTTTATCTATTATAGAGAAATTGAAACAATTAATAGAAAACGAGCATAATGGTGATGCATTAAAACAATTAGGAGAACTTAGAGAAGAATGGAAGACTGCGGGGCCTATCCCAAAGGACAAATACAATCACGTATGGAATAACTACCACTTCCATGTAGAGAGATTCTATGATCAGTTACACCTAGATAGAGAATCAAGAGATCTTGACTTTAAATATAACTTAGAACAGAAACAAAAGCTGATCGCAAGAGCAGAAGAGCTATTAGAGAATGACGACATTATTAAGTCATTTAGGGAGCTACAGACGCTACACAGAATCTGGAAAGAAGAGATCGGCCCTGTAGATCGAGAGATAAGAGAACAAATCTGGGATCAGTTCAGCGAAATCACAAAACAACTGCACGATAAGCGAGAAATATTATTCGAACAACTAAGAAGTGTCGAAAGAGAAAATCTTGCCTTAAAAGTGGCTATAATAAGCGAAATAGACATTCTTTCTAAGCAAAAGATAACCAACCATAACCAATGGCAGAAAGAAATAGCTAAAGTAGAAGAGCTAAGACAGCGTTTCTTCTCTATAGGTAAAGTGCCTTTAGATAATAATGAACAAGTTTGGGATTTATTTAAACTAGCTACAAGAAACTTTAATAGTAATAAAAATGCTTATTACAAAGAGCTTAAAAAAGAGCAACAAGACAACTATGCTAAAAAACTAGCATTGATAAAGAGAGCTCAAGAACTAAAAGACAGTGAAGATTTTGCAAAGGTTACCCCTATAATGAAAAAGATACAGGATGACTGGAAACTAATAGGCCATGTACCTCGCAAATACTCTGATCAACTATGGGCTGACTTTAAAGAAGCTTGTAACTCTTACTTTGATAGATACCATGCTATTAAAAATAAAGAATCAGCTGTAGAATTAGATGCTTATAATAGAAAGAAAGAATACTTAGATCTATTAAAAGGATTCCAATTATCTGGTGATCACAAAACAGATCTAGGAGAGATTAAGAATCATATTAACAACTGGAAATCTATCGGTGCTGTACCTGCTAATAAACGTTTTATAGAAGGTAAGTTCAACAAGATTCTAGATGTACTATTTGACAAACTAAGTTTAAGTAAAAGAGAAACTGAAGCGGTTAAGTTTAATAATAGATTAGAATCTATACTAGAGACAAATGATAAGCGAAAGCTACAGAATGAAGCTGTATTTATTCAAAGAAAAATAGAAGAAATAAACTCTTCTATCATTCAATTAGAAAACAATCTAGCCTATATTCACAATGCTACTGATGATAATCCTTTTGTAAAAGAAGTTAAAAAGAGCATCGAAAAGCAAAGAGATGATTTAAAAATCTGGGAAGATAAATTAACCCAAATTAGAAATATATAA
- a CDS encoding ATP-dependent Clp protease ATP-binding subunit, with the protein MDDNFSQEVKDVISYSKDEAIRLSHDSIGTEHLLLGLLKVEQGEASNILNNLDIDVDFLRHKIETLNPASHNKELLSNKLQLHLTKQAERALRLTYLEVKLFKSTEINTVHLLLCILKNSDDPTTQILNKMKVDYEAVKQAYLNTSEAQKDSSDDLFESPKAQTFDDASQDDSKSTDSNDNVTAKTSKRSKTPVLDNFGRDLTEMAENGKLDPVVGREKEIERVSQILSRRKKNNPLLIGEPGVGKSAIAEGLALRIIQKKVSRILYNKRVVTLDLASLVAGTKYRGQFEERMKAVMNELEKNDDIILFIDEIHTIVGAGGATGSLDASNMFKPALARGEIQCIGATTLDEFRQHIEKDGALERRFQKVIVEPTTVDETITILNNIKDKYESHHNVTYTDEAIEACVKLTNRYMSDRFLPDKAIDAMDEVGSRVHITNINVPDNILDLEQKLEYTKEQKNEMVQKQKYEEAARLRDDEKQLEKDLAVAQENWEQEVKENRIVVTEENVADVVSMMTGIPVNRIAEKEITKLANLPQLIKGKVIGQDEAVSKIAKAIQRNRAGLKDPNRPIGSFIFLGQTGVGKTQLAKVIAKEMFDSEDALIRIDMSEYMEKFAISRLVGAPPGYVGYEEGGQLTEKIRRKPYSVILFDEIEKAHPDVFNMLLQVLDDGHLTDSLGRKVDFRNTIIIMTSNIGARQLKDFGQGVGFGTTARQEQTDQHSKSVIENALKKAFAPEFLNRIDDIIVFNALERSDIDLIIDIELQKLFRRITDLGYELTLSPDAKDFIAEKGFDKQYGARPLKRAIQKYIEDPLAEEIVNSKITLGDSIEMKLNEAKDALEIATIAKQ; encoded by the coding sequence ATGGATGATAATTTCTCACAAGAAGTAAAAGATGTGATTTCATACAGCAAAGACGAAGCTATTAGGCTTAGTCATGACTCTATCGGTACTGAGCATCTATTACTAGGACTATTAAAAGTGGAACAAGGTGAAGCGTCTAATATTTTAAATAACCTGGACATAGATGTTGATTTTCTACGTCATAAAATAGAAACATTAAACCCTGCTTCTCATAATAAAGAACTGCTGAGTAATAAACTACAATTGCACCTCACAAAACAAGCTGAGCGTGCATTAAGACTTACATACTTAGAAGTAAAACTATTCAAAAGTACAGAGATAAACACTGTTCACTTGCTGCTTTGTATTCTAAAAAACAGCGATGATCCTACTACACAAATCTTAAATAAGATGAAGGTGGATTATGAAGCTGTGAAACAAGCGTATTTAAATACTAGCGAGGCTCAAAAAGACTCTTCTGATGATTTATTCGAAAGTCCAAAAGCACAAACTTTTGATGATGCAAGTCAAGATGACAGTAAAAGTACTGACAGCAATGACAATGTTACAGCTAAAACATCTAAGAGAAGTAAAACTCCAGTATTAGATAATTTTGGTAGAGATTTAACCGAAATGGCTGAGAACGGAAAGCTAGATCCTGTAGTTGGGCGTGAAAAAGAAATAGAGCGTGTATCTCAAATTCTAAGTAGACGTAAGAAGAACAACCCTCTACTAATCGGTGAACCTGGTGTAGGTAAATCTGCTATAGCGGAAGGGCTAGCTCTGCGTATTATTCAGAAGAAAGTATCTCGTATCTTATATAACAAAAGAGTCGTAACTCTTGACTTAGCTAGTCTTGTAGCAGGTACTAAATACAGAGGACAGTTTGAAGAGCGTATGAAGGCTGTGATGAATGAACTAGAGAAGAATGATGATATTATCTTATTTATTGATGAGATACATACTATCGTAGGAGCTGGTGGAGCTACGGGTTCACTAGACGCATCTAATATGTTCAAACCTGCATTAGCTCGAGGCGAAATCCAATGTATCGGTGCTACAACATTAGATGAGTTTAGACAGCATATCGAGAAAGATGGGGCTTTAGAACGTCGTTTCCAAAAAGTAATCGTAGAACCTACTACTGTAGACGAAACAATTACGATCTTAAACAATATTAAAGACAAGTACGAAAGCCACCATAATGTAACTTATACTGATGAAGCTATCGAAGCGTGTGTTAAGCTAACGAACAGATATATGAGTGATCGTTTCTTACCAGACAAGGCTATCGATGCTATGGACGAAGTAGGTTCTCGTGTTCATATAACTAATATCAATGTACCAGATAATATTCTTGATCTAGAACAAAAACTAGAATACACAAAAGAGCAAAAGAATGAAATGGTACAAAAACAGAAGTATGAAGAGGCTGCTCGCTTAAGAGATGATGAAAAACAACTAGAAAAAGACTTAGCTGTAGCTCAAGAAAACTGGGAACAAGAAGTAAAAGAAAACAGAATAGTGGTTACTGAAGAGAATGTTGCTGACGTTGTGTCAATGATGACTGGCATTCCTGTAAATAGAATTGCAGAAAAAGAAATCACGAAGCTTGCTAATCTTCCTCAGTTAATCAAAGGTAAGGTTATTGGTCAAGACGAAGCTGTTAGTAAAATAGCGAAAGCAATCCAAAGAAATAGAGCTGGATTAAAAGATCCTAATAGACCTATTGGTTCCTTTATTTTCTTAGGACAGACAGGAGTTGGTAAGACCCAACTAGCTAAAGTAATCGCTAAAGAAATGTTTGACTCTGAAGATGCTCTTATCCGTATCGACATGAGTGAATACATGGAGAAGTTCGCTATCTCTAGATTAGTAGGAGCGCCTCCGGGATATGTTGGTTATGAAGAAGGTGGTCAGTTAACAGAGAAAATCAGAAGAAAGCCTTATAGCGTGATTCTTTTTGATGAAATTGAAAAAGCACATCCAGATGTATTTAATATGCTTCTACAAGTACTTGACGATGGACATCTAACAGATAGCTTAGGACGAAAAGTTGATTTTAGAAACACCATTATCATCATGACTTCTAATATCGGAGCACGTCAATTAAAAGATTTCGGACAAGGAGTTGGTTTTGGTACAACTGCTAGACAGGAACAGACGGATCAACATTCTAAATCTGTGATAGAAAATGCACTGAAAAAAGCCTTTGCACCAGAGTTTTTAAATAGAATAGATGATATCATTGTATTTAACGCTTTAGAAAGAAGTGATATAGACTTAATCATAGACATAGAGCTTCAGAAATTATTTAGAAGAATTACTGACCTTGGTTATGAATTAACATTGAGTCCAGACGCAAAAGACTTTATTGCCGAAAAAGGTTTTGATAAACAATATGGAGCAAGACCTCTTAAAAGAGCGATTCAAAAGTATATCGAAGATCCTCTAGCAGAAGAAATTGTAAATTCTAAAATAACGTTAGGTGACAGTATCGAAATGAAGCTTAACGAAGCTAAAGATGCATTAGAAATAGCAACTATAGCAAAACAATAA
- the gyrA gene encoding DNA gyrase subunit A — MSEGEKLIPINIEEQMKSAYIDYSMSVIVSRALPDVRDGLKPVHRRVLFGMYELGIMSNRAHKKSARIVGEVLGKYHPHGDSSVYDAMVRMAQDWSMRYLLVDGQGNFGSVDGDSPAAMRYTEARMKKISEEILADIDKETVDFQLNFDDTLEEPKVMPTRIPTLLVNGASGIAVGMATNMAPHNLSEVIDGTLAYIDNNDIEIDELINYIKAPDFPTGGIIYGYEGVREAFKTGRGRVVMRAKASFEEVDGRESIIVTEIPFQVNKAEMIKKTAEAINEKKIEGIATIRDESDRKGMRIVYVLKRDAVPNIVLNTLYKYTQLQSSFSVNNIALVNGRPQLLDLKELISHFVDHRLDVVTRRTQFELRKAEERAHILEGLIIASDNIDEVIALIRSSNNADEARAKLIERFNLSEIQARAIVEMRLRQLTGLEQDKLRAEYEEIMKLINHLRELLASVELRMNLIKEELTEIKEKYGDERRSVIEYAGGDVSITDLIADEQVVITISHAGYIKRTPLTEYKTQNRGGVGQKSAGTRDQDFLEHMYVATNHQYMLFFTQKGKCFWMRVYEIPEGTKTSKGRAIQNLINIENDDKVKAFICTQDLKDEEYINEHFVIMATKQGQVKKTPLEQYSRPRQNGINAITIKEDDELLEAKLTDGKSKVLLALRSGKLVRFDEEKTRPMGRTASGVRGITLADDKDEVIGMVSVSDLNSEILVVSENGYGKRSSLDEYRETNRGGKGVKTMNITDKTGLLVSINSVTDADDLMIINKSGLTIRMKVSDLRVMGRATQGVRLINIKGNDSIAAVCKVMAEDDEDILEGDVDTIIDIDDQGSDNLE; from the coding sequence ATGTCTGAAGGAGAAAAGTTAATTCCTATTAACATAGAAGAGCAAATGAAATCTGCTTATATCGACTACTCGATGTCAGTTATTGTTTCTAGAGCGCTTCCTGATGTTAGAGATGGCTTAAAACCTGTTCATCGAAGAGTATTATTTGGAATGTATGAATTAGGCATCATGTCTAATAGAGCACATAAAAAGTCTGCGAGAATTGTAGGAGAGGTTTTAGGTAAATATCACCCACATGGAGATAGTTCAGTGTACGACGCTATGGTACGTATGGCACAGGATTGGAGTATGCGTTATCTACTAGTGGACGGACAAGGTAACTTTGGATCTGTAGATGGAGATAGTCCTGCAGCGATGCGTTACACAGAGGCAAGAATGAAAAAGATATCTGAAGAGATTCTTGCTGATATTGACAAAGAGACTGTAGATTTTCAATTAAACTTCGATGATACTTTAGAAGAACCTAAAGTAATGCCGACTAGAATCCCTACTTTATTAGTGAATGGGGCATCGGGTATCGCGGTAGGTATGGCAACGAATATGGCACCTCATAACTTATCAGAAGTTATAGATGGTACATTAGCTTATATCGATAATAACGATATTGAAATCGATGAATTAATCAATTATATTAAAGCTCCTGACTTCCCTACTGGTGGTATTATCTATGGATATGAAGGAGTTCGCGAAGCTTTTAAAACTGGTCGTGGACGTGTAGTAATGCGTGCTAAAGCTAGTTTTGAAGAAGTAGATGGTAGAGAGTCTATCATAGTGACTGAGATTCCTTTCCAAGTTAATAAAGCAGAAATGATTAAGAAAACTGCTGAAGCTATTAACGAGAAAAAGATCGAAGGTATTGCTACTATTCGTGATGAATCTGATAGAAAAGGAATGCGTATTGTATACGTATTAAAGCGTGACGCAGTTCCAAATATTGTTTTAAATACACTTTATAAATATACTCAATTGCAGTCTTCTTTTAGTGTGAATAATATCGCATTAGTAAATGGAAGACCACAATTATTAGATTTAAAAGAGTTAATCTCTCATTTCGTTGATCACCGTTTAGATGTAGTGACTCGTAGAACTCAGTTTGAGTTAAGAAAAGCAGAAGAAAGAGCGCATATTTTAGAAGGATTAATTATTGCATCTGATAATATCGATGAAGTAATTGCTCTTATTCGTTCGTCTAATAATGCTGATGAGGCTAGAGCTAAGTTAATAGAGCGCTTTAACTTATCAGAGATTCAAGCTCGTGCAATTGTAGAAATGCGCTTACGTCAGTTAACAGGACTAGAGCAAGATAAACTACGTGCTGAGTATGAAGAAATCATGAAGTTAATTAATCATTTAAGAGAGTTATTAGCTAGCGTAGAGCTAAGAATGAACTTGATTAAAGAGGAGCTAACTGAGATAAAAGAGAAATATGGTGATGAGCGTCGTTCTGTTATAGAATATGCAGGAGGAGATGTTAGTATCACTGATTTAATTGCTGATGAGCAAGTGGTGATTACTATTTCTCATGCAGGATATATTAAACGTACTCCACTGACTGAATACAAAACTCAGAATAGAGGAGGAGTAGGACAGAAGTCTGCTGGTACAAGAGATCAAGATTTCTTAGAGCATATGTATGTGGCTACTAATCACCAGTACATGTTATTCTTTACTCAAAAAGGTAAGTGTTTCTGGATGAGAGTTTATGAAATTCCAGAAGGTACTAAGACAAGTAAAGGACGTGCTATTCAGAACTTAATCAATATTGAGAATGATGATAAAGTGAAAGCGTTTATCTGTACTCAAGATCTTAAAGATGAAGAGTACATCAATGAGCACTTCGTTATCATGGCTACAAAACAAGGTCAGGTGAAGAAAACTCCATTAGAGCAATATTCTAGACCTCGTCAAAATGGTATTAATGCAATTACGATTAAAGAGGATGACGAATTACTAGAAGCAAAATTAACTGATGGTAAGAGTAAGGTGTTATTAGCACTTCGTTCTGGTAAGTTAGTTCGTTTTGATGAAGAGAAAACTCGTCCTATGGGTAGAACAGCTTCAGGAGTTAGAGGTATTACATTAGCAGATGACAAAGATGAAGTAATCGGTATGGTGTCTGTAAGTGATTTAAATAGTGAGATTCTTGTAGTATCAGAGAATGGTTATGGTAAGCGTTCTTCTTTAGATGAATACCGTGAGACTAACCGTGGAGGTAAGGGAGTTAAGACAATGAACATTACTGATAAGACAGGATTGTTAGTGTCTATTAATTCTGTTACTGATGCAGATGACTTAATGATTATTAACAAATCAGGTTTAACTATTCGTATGAAGGTTTCTGATCTTCGCGTAATGGGACGTGCAACTCAAGGAGTTCGTTTAATTAACATTAAAGGAAATGACTCTATCGCAGCTGTATGTAAAGTTATGGCAGAGGATGATGAAGATATCTTAGAAGGAGATGTTGATACAATCATTGATATTGATGATCAAGGGAGTGATAATTTAGAATAA